The Cucumis melo cultivar AY chromosome 6, USDA_Cmelo_AY_1.0, whole genome shotgun sequence genome includes a region encoding these proteins:
- the LOC103483453 gene encoding rac-like GTP-binding protein RAC2, with protein MAAAAPTAATKFIKCVTVGDGAVGKTCLLISYTSNTFPTDYVPTVFDNFSANVLVNGQSVNLGLWDTAGQEDYSRLRPLSYRGADVFLLAFSTISRASFENISKKWIPELRHYAPSVPIILVGTKLDLREDEQFLLDYPGACTISTKQGEELKKLIGAVTYIECSSKTQQNVNAVFDAAIKVVLQPPKSKKPKRKLPICNFL; from the exons ATGGCCGCCGCTGCTCCTACGGCGGCTACAAAGTTCATCAAGTGCGTCACGGTTGGAGATGGCGCTGTTGGGAAGACTTGTCTTCTCATTTCTTACACTAGCAACACTTTTCCGACT GATTATGTTCCTACCGTCTTTGACAATTTCAGCGCCAATGTTTTGGTTAATGGACAGTCTGTGAATTTGGGTCTCTGGGACACTGCTG GTCAAGAAGATTATAGCAGGCTAAGACCTTTGAGTTACAGAGGTGCTGATGTTTTCCTTCTTGCCTTTTCGACTATAAGTCGGGCCAGCTTTGAAAATATATCAAAGAAA TGGATCCCAGAGTTAAGGCATTATGCCCCATCAGTGCCCATTATTCTTGTAGGGACCAAACTAG ATCTGAGAGAAGACGAGCAATTCCTTTTGGATTATCCTGGGGCATGTACAATATCAACAAAACAG GGAGAGGAACTTAAGAAGCTTATTGGAGCAGTGACATACATCGAGTGCAGTTCAAAGACACAACAG AATGTAAATGCTGTCTTTGATGCTGCAATCAAGGTGGTTCTTCAACCTCCAAAATCCAAGAAGCCAAAGAGAAAACTCCCAATCTGCAATTTTCTATAA